A window of the Anoplolepis gracilipes chromosome 11, ASM4749672v1, whole genome shotgun sequence genome harbors these coding sequences:
- the LOC140671165 gene encoding uncharacterized protein isoform X1 has translation MGYSLMAICVLVALVLARFVYGRPAVDKSGLNLNMLESHGNSKLEDLSIYELNAVSSLAQGSSIPAKLREKRSSDHRLAELETLLHLLKISIKRSLNMTEYDRLDPTTIGRRRRFAVNEIPMKLVLPTHHVERVKFDGDPAYPLIRDEPARNIASFRPIRRIAGTTEAKITSRNHQE, from the exons ATGGGATATTCATTAATGGCGATCTGCGTCCTCGTGGCACTTGTGCTGGCGAGATTCGTTTATGGACGTCCTGCGGTCGATAAGAGCGG gttGAACTTGAACATGTTAGAGTCACATGGTAACTCAAAGTTGGAAGATCTCTCGATCTACGAACTAAATGCAGTCTCATCGCTCGCGCAAGGAAGCTCGATTCCGGCCAAATT ACGAGAAAAACGATCGTCGGATCACAGACTAGCCGAGTTGGAGACACTTTTGCATTTGTTGAAAATCAGCATCAAACGCTCGCTGAATATGACAGAATATGACAGATTGGATCCGACAAcgat TGGCCGTCGAAGGCGATTCGCGGTGAATGAAATTCCAATGAAATTGGTACTACCTACCCATCACGTCGAGAGAGTGAAATTCGACGGGGACCCTGCGTATCCTCTAATTAG GGATGAGCCTGCAAGGAACATTGCATCGTTTCGACCGATTAGAAGAATCGCGGGAACTACAGAAGCGAAGATTACATCAAGAAATCATCAAGAGTGA
- the LOC140671165 gene encoding uncharacterized protein isoform X2: MGYSLMAICVLVALVLARFVYGRPAVDKSGLNLNMLESHGNSKLEDLSIYELNAVSSLAQGSSIPAKLREKRSSDHRLAELETLLHLLKISIKRSLNMTEYDRLDPTTIGRRRRFAVNEIPMKLVLPTHHVERVKFDGDPAYPLIS; this comes from the exons ATGGGATATTCATTAATGGCGATCTGCGTCCTCGTGGCACTTGTGCTGGCGAGATTCGTTTATGGACGTCCTGCGGTCGATAAGAGCGG gttGAACTTGAACATGTTAGAGTCACATGGTAACTCAAAGTTGGAAGATCTCTCGATCTACGAACTAAATGCAGTCTCATCGCTCGCGCAAGGAAGCTCGATTCCGGCCAAATT ACGAGAAAAACGATCGTCGGATCACAGACTAGCCGAGTTGGAGACACTTTTGCATTTGTTGAAAATCAGCATCAAACGCTCGCTGAATATGACAGAATATGACAGATTGGATCCGACAAcgat TGGCCGTCGAAGGCGATTCGCGGTGAATGAAATTCCAATGAAATTGGTACTACCTACCCATCACGTCGAGAGAGTGAAATTCGACGGGGACCCTGCGTATCCTCTAATTAG ttga